CAGAATCTAGGGATCTTTACCTCTAATGGGAGAATTTCCAAGGTAGAGGcaaaaggaggaggaaagagaCTTTTTTATAGATGAAAATCGGGCACAACATGAAAGAATTTGGTCTCCTTAGACTCCTTCCTCCGGCAGAATTGGAGGAAGAAGTTGGAAATGGGCAAGAGAAAGACTCCTATCTGGAGTCTTCCTCCCTGCCACACATGCCAAGCACGTGATGCGGCCCAGTACCCAACAAAAAAAATGGGTCCTTACAACTTTACAACTAAAATGGATGATATAAGGTTAGTTACAAAAATCGAAGCTTTTGCTAGCAGCAAAATAAAGCTTAGTTTATTCCTCACTCTTTCTTGGTTGTTAGATTTGCAATATATGTCCCTATGTATGAAGATATATGCGATCAAAAAGGTTCCATACTATAAGATTAGCATAATTATTAAcagccatatatatatatatatatatatatatatatatgtccatAAACAAtataatgatatgtttcatattgATAAGGGAAAACATTAAGAATATTTAttgaaattaatttaaattaccATCACATGCCTTTACACTGCACATGCATGTACAAGACAGGATAATATGTACATTTCCCAAAGGTGCCACTCTGGAAAATAGGGAAAAGCATTATTGAAagaataataattataacaataaCAGCAGCAGCAATTGTCATGCATGCACGACACACAAGGTCATCGAGTGATAGCCTGCCCCCCTGCTACGTGCAAGTGCATGCGCATTGGCATAAAGACAAAAGCTTGTTTTCTGAACATGGAAGTTGCATTATAAAATTAAACCTGTGAAAAATATTGAAGACTAAGGAGTCTGCTAGTGGATCTGGAGGAGGTATCATAGGTTCTGTGAGATGGAGAACTCTAGGGAAAACTAGAACATCCAGGACTTCTTGTAGGATTCTTATATAAATTGTATATAAAACTTGTGTCaatatttatcaattatattagATTCTTAACAAGTACAGGATGTTTGAAAttggatttattttaatatattaacaTAGGGTAGAAAGGCTTTAAATAGTGAAAAGCATCTTTACTTGCAACTAGGTAAGCTGTAGAGAGCTTGGGAATAAATAAAAAGCAAGCATATATTTCACTCATCTCGTATGTTTAGATAGTGTAGGGAGTGCATCCAAATGATTAATCCAATTTTCTGAGAATAAATTGATTGCATTCTGCAACTAAGAACATCTCTCCAATTCAACATAGATTAAATATGTCTTGCAAGATTCAAGTTCCAGGGGTGCTGTAAGAAAAAAACTGGAGATCGGACAGCTCAATCCAACTTAAAACGGTAAGCATCATATTAATATCATTTTCATGgaaaaacaaatcacaataaatTTACTCTCAAGAACCCTCAAGCTGCAGAGTATGATCTGTTTATTTCTTCAATATCTGAAGAGTATTAAGAGACACGTTGCTACTAAGTTGTGAATACATCACCTATCACAAACTAATTGTTTAGATACGAAGATGATGCATGTGTTTGAGAAATTATCATACAAGGAACAAGCAGAACAGGCTGAGAGTTTGATGGCATAAACTACTTGGAACTAAAGACAGTAAACTATGAAGAGAATCTGGTTATAGTTCTAAAATGAACTTTTCTCAATAAATATTACCCTATTTTCTAGGATTAAAAGCAAACTTCAAAATGTTGCACAAAGCTACATGCAGGATGCACCTATGTGCATCGCCCTCGGTAACTCCAGTACTAATGCATTGAAACTTTGGTAGGTGCTGTTGTAAAATAATagatggagagaaggaagaacttatCAGTTGAGGCGTGATTTCACTGTCCTTAAGAATAGATCGCGTGATGATCGAGCGCGACGCGCCCAGTTAAACGTTTCCGAATCGGATTCGCCAATTTTGGCTTGGACCTCCATTGGGCTCATGCGCGCGTGGGCTACTTTATTTCTTTGCTTTACCAAGTTAAAAGGTTGAATATTACATAAAGATCTTTTGAGTTTTATCcctttccaatgtgggactaaagaaagtacactagacaaaaagacaaaagacaaagaagggcagactcggaattttgaaatattccgACAGGTGCATTATCTCAGAGGATCTTTGGATTTTATACAATTTTTGGAGCTAATCTTCCACAGAAAAATATCTTGGGGGTGATTTAGCTCTTGTATTTTATAAGTCAGTTTCCTCGTAATGGCAGAAATCCTCATTGTGCATGTTAAACTTATAGCCACTAATTAATGTCAAGActtaatttgttttgtttttttttttttttttttttttttttttgcttaaaaaaaaggggtaggggggaggaagggacaagcccaccctcacgtagcagcccccactgggcccccgccccgccaggagaatgttcgatgcgggcagaaatggccgtgtgttgggcaccccgaccggttttactcataccctccccacccgtaggcccggctcagctactcctctgagctctggctcgagtcccacgtatgagtacgtcacacccggcaccaccccggctactagcggttcaagagcggtcctacaccacaagtccaagcagtggccaaagtaatgagcttcggtccacaatttaatcgtcgccgcagcgattcgaacttgggaccttatggttagaattgctgcccagtaccactaggctaccaccttggtggctgtTATTCCGTTCTTTACTACAGCAGTGCTGCCATATAAGGCTGCTGTTAACATATATTCATTAGCATATACTTCTAGCAGAAAAGAAATCTCAATAGCAGTAGAGGATACTAACCAACATATTGTCACAAGTTGTTCGCGTGGAGGTCCACGAAAGTCTTCGTTTATCCGATGCTCGAGAATCCAAATAACAGctccaacaaaaagaaaaaaggcgcCGGTGACACACCACATCTCTAATGTAAATGGTTTCAGGAAAGCCCAAGCAATTGAGTCCGTCTTTTTGACAGGAGCTACTATAACTAGGCCTGATTCAACATATGGCTGTGTAAAATCTACAATTCTTGTTCTATTTCTGACGATGGCAATGTCCCCTACAGCTGCATCAAGATTCTAAAAAAAAGGGCTTAAGGTAGGATTCACAAAGAAAGCAGAAAGAAGACTAAAATTAAGAGCTTGAAGGAAAgtgggaaaagaaaaattcatgatGGAAGATATACTCACATTCTGAGCAACCATATGCACAAGTTCATCATAATTCGGATTTGTCAAACCATCCCCGATTAGTATAAATGAGCATGGAACTGGGTAGGGCAACAGCTTAAGTGCGGTGTTGAATACATCGATGCAATAGCCACTCACATTGTCAGTACCAGAATCATTCGACACGAATTGTTTGAAGCTTACTTTGTTAGGAACTCCAATTCTCAAAGGTTTTCCATTGTTTGGGAACACCCATCCGCGTGGCTTCATCATGGTTTCGCCAGGCCATATTACACTGTAAAGTTGCTGGCTGCTGGTCGAAATGTTTGGTGGCTTCCCATACAAAATTTCAGGAGCAACAACTGAAAGTCGAGAGTAATTAGACCAATATCCTATCAAGCGTGAGCCTGTCCCACCAATGTTAATAATATCATATGCTGGATGGATTAAGTTCCTATCTGAATCGAACTGAACATCACCTGATAGACCTGTAAAATTGGTAAGTAACAATTGCTCAAGTATTTGGTCACCTCTGTCAAAGCCTTTTAGTGCTTCTAAGTGCAAGGTACTTCCATTTGCATCATGCAATCTTGAATCTTTAGAGAAAACAATTTCCCCTCCTTGCCTGAAGAATTGGTCAATAGCACGAGCAACCAACCACACTGAATCATAAGCATACATCCCATAAGTGTTCAAGCTCGAACTAGTACTCGAGCTTTTAATTTCATTATTCCATCTAGATAGAAACCCTGTCTTGAGATCCGAATCTGCAGTGTGGTGACGAAGAACCACTACCCCTTGTATAAGGCTCATAGTGTTAGGATCAACAGGTTTGGTTGAGTCCAGAGTAGCAGCAAGCCAATCAGTGGCTATCCACACATATCCACTGTTCATCATCCCCGTATGTTTGGCAATAGAAAAAACAGTCAAGCCAGTGTCAGGGTTCACATGCACAATGAAAACCCGAGATTCCATTAGGTTCACTTTAAGCAACAAGTCAGTAATCATATTTATGTCAGCCTGAGGAGGGAAGGCAGCTTTGTAAGAGATCTCAGCCCGTCTGCTTGCAAGAGCATCACCTAATGCTGCTATCCCGCCCCGCCCATAGTCATCATCCACAAAGATGGCAGTAACCTTCCTCCATCCATAATATTCGACGATATCGGCTATCGCATTCATCTGGAAATAGTCACTATGAATTGTTCGAATGAAATAAGGATATTCCAGTGAAGAAAGAGTTGGATCTGTCGCTGCAAAGGATAAGAGTGGAACATGAAGTTCGTTAACGACATGGGAAATGACATGGCCTATCCCTGAGGATTGGGGACCTACAATGGCAACCACATCTTTCTCCATCAGCTGCAAGGCTGCAACAAAAAGGGTCTTAAACAAAGACTACTGAAAATTATGACAAAACTTCAAGCATTTAGAAGGCAACAAAGGGTGATTGACCATAATCTTTTCCATGGAACTGTTATGGGACATGTAAAGCTTCGAAAAGATATATAGATTTTTCTATCTTCCACAAATGAATGGATATGAATAGatgatttctgaaataaatgtaagttaaatatttcaaatgtaaaAGTATGGAGAAAAGATTTGGAATTCACCGGCATAAAAGGGGAAAAGGACTTCCTTTTAATGGCAAGTTTTTAAAACTAGAAATTAACTCTAGGCTAATGGACATCCTTAACAATTAACAAATCTCAGAGACAAGCTCAGAgacctctttttttcctttaaagaatAAAGTTCACAAACATATCGATAGCAAGGGGATTCCATGAAGAGATAAAACTGAAGAAGTATATCTTTCTTTTAGTGGTTTAGAACAAATGGTTTCCTCTATAAAAGTTATATTTTGAGAAGAACACAACATGGTAATCAACCTTACCCAATTACAGCAGAAATAAAAATTTTTgctgaataaaataaaagaaaccatTTGGCAAttaaaaatatcaaaagaaaagggattaCTTTGCCCAGAAATGAAAACATACCCGCATTAGTTCTTGATAAATAATGTTTCATTATACCAGTAAGCTCAAAATTATTAGTTTTAACATTCCTTATCAAACAAATGACCCTGATGATCAATAAAGATCTCtttaagaacataaaatatgtaaaacatatttatatataaaaaatgtcTAGGCAGTTGTAGATTGAAATATCTCCATAGCATCCGAACTAAaagtaatataaaaaaatgGTTTACACATAAAAGCATTCATTTGTGCCCATTATAAAAGCTACACCTCAAAATGAGAATCTCATGTTACCTTCCATGGTTCCAAGAAACCCGCTGCAATTTGTGTCCTgtttaatcacattcaacctaGTCCCAGCAAGAACGCTCGTGTCCTTGTTGACATCCTCCACAGCAAACTCGATCGCCAGGGTTGCTACTCTTCCAATAGTAGAATTGAAGGTGAAGAGAGCCCCAACGTTCACCACGGGACGCACTGAGGAGTTGCTGGTGTTGTTCTGACCCCTTCCCGTTGTTCCAATCATACCAACCAAGAAACAAACAGCAAACAATCGAATGGACGGCCTTACCTTGAAGCCGGCAGACCCAGTTGCCATCCCTGGATCCTTGGATTGGTTTGAGTAGTTTACAGTGACTTCATTGGGATGGCTCCTGGATTTTGAATGCCGTTATGGGATGTCTAGTTTCTAAGCTTCTATGAaacagagaagagaagaaagagcatTCGACTTCTGAACAACCGTACTGAGAGAGACCACTGCCCGGTATTTATAGGCATCTAAAGGAggtggaaaaaggaaaaaagcaaCCAGTTTTAGAGAGGAAAGCATAAGGACCGATCCTAAACCCCCTCTGTTTATGGGGGAGCTTGAGCCTTTAGGAGTTCACACCATGACTAGATAGAAGAAAAGAATTGGGCAAATGTCTTCCGACTCTAAGGTGTTGTGCCTTGAGAGAATCTCTTTCAGGCTTGGAAATTAGGCAAGCAACAGTGCTTTCACCTATCAAAAGGGAATGGTATATGGAAGGAGATTATTGCAACatggaagaaagccacacaAAAAGTGGCTCAAATTTGTTCCAGCTGGGCAACGCTTTGTGCCCACAATAATTCAATAGATAGTTGTATGCATGGCACGCCAGGATTGCGGTATATTTCACCAATACCTTTGTTACACGTAGCaatgaagctttttttttttttggacggaAGATTGGAGCACCCAGGCATCTTCTCTTTTCGGCTGTACATAGAAATTCTTTTAGGCCAAGTTTACATATTAGCAGCGTAGAGGTTGAGACTGGCAATGTCAAATCTCATGATAGAGTAGCTCTTTAGAGTGATTAAGTGTTGTTACAAGACTGTAAAACATTTTAGTTCTAGCGCATGAATGGGATCACAGGACCTGGCTTCGGAATCTCACACACCTTCGGAATCCACTAAAAGAAGGTTAGCCATAGCTTGGACATAATTTATACGTGCCCAAGTTAAAGGCATTGTCCAATGGGATGGTCTTTTGCCCCTCGTGGTGTATGGTGTGACCTCAACCTTTCTTGTAGTGGTAGGCTATTCGCATAGATTCAATTCGGAGCATTTATTGTATGGCAAGGGGCATCCATTCGAAATGGACTGGGAACCTAGTTAATCAAGGGATAACAGGATAAGTGCTCAAAGGATACCCACTAGAAGTGTGGGAACCTAGTTAATTAAGGATAACAGGATACCCACTGAGAGAGATTTGGGACTTCGGACTATGTGCGACGACTTGAAAATCTGAAAGGAAAAGACTTGCTTCTGTACGTAATGTTATATTAATACAGACATGAGTGTATATTCCTGCTGGTTGAAGCTCCACTGGTTATTGAGAGTTTGTAGGAACGGAGTAGTCTCCACAGGgccatatatttttattttcaaagatACACAGACTCATACACTGATGAAGCAGCAGTGGGTGTGGACCCTGCTTGCCTAATTCCAATGCAGAAGACCATGGAATAAGGACTCTATGTGTTCCAATCGGGTATACACCCTATAGTGGACAAACCAGAAGGCATTGGTGTGTTggttgtaaatggatctataaattGGACCTAATGGAAGGGGGAGACATGTAAGGCAAGGTTACTAGCAAAAAGTTACAAACAAAATCTTGGAATTGACTATTAGAAAAGCCTTTTCGCCCAGTGGCCATGTTAAAGCTCATAAGAATCCTTTTATCAGTCGCAGCGCTGGAATTATGAGATATAGCAAATGAATATTAAAACTGCTATCTTGAATAGATTCattcgagaaaaaaaaattatggatcgGTTAGAAGGTTTAATATCCAAAGGCTAAGAAACAAAAGTGTGCAAAGTGATAAAATCCGTTATGCCCTTACGCAAGCATCTTGGAGTTGGGATATCCATTTTGATGAGGAAATCAAATCATTTGGTTTTCTCACAAATTTGGATGAACTTTTGTTTGCACAAAAAGGTTAATTGGAGTGCCTTTACATTTTTGGTTCTTTATGTTGATCACATActatcattggaaatgatgtaaGGCTAATGTCTATTTATCAAGAATGATGTAGGGGGCAATGTCATCAATTAAGATATATCTACTCACTTCGCTATGAAGGACTTTGTATACTCGGTGTGAGGATCCATACAGGTGTGTGTTTCGTCTAATGTCAGCTACATACTGGATAGATTTTAGGCACCTATACAGGGCTAACTGATGGGTCTGTCCCAAGTCAACTGCATTGATAAGATATGACCAGGTTTAGCACGCATAATGCCCTGAAGAGGTTTCAACTTTTTAAGCAGAGAATCACTTCTAAGAAAATGTCTCCTAAAACACAAGAAGAATGAGAGGAGATAAGAAAGTACTCTTATGCTTCAGCAGCAGTAGGAAGTCCCATATTTAATGCTATGTACCCAGCCAGATATCTGTTATGTATTCAGTTTTGTAGGTAGGGACCTATCTAAATCTAGGCCTAGAACATCGGACAACAATGAAACAAATTCTTAAATATTTGAATAGGACTAAACACTATTGTTTAGTGTTTAATGAGAAAATCTGGTTGACGAGAGCTACCCGGATTTAGATTTTCAATCAGATGCTGGTGATAGGAGATCAAATTTTCGGTTTGTGTTCACTCTAGGTAATGGAGCAGTAAGTTCTTGATATTAttgcaaaggaaaaaaaaaagttgcaatTAGGATACTATTGCATATTCTCCAATAGAAGCAGAGTATGTAGCAGCAAGCAAAGCCGTAAAAGAAGCTATATAGATTCACATGCACATACAAGAAAGTAGAGTTGTCCCTCTA
This region of Phoenix dactylifera cultivar Barhee BC4 unplaced genomic scaffold, palm_55x_up_171113_PBpolish2nd_filt_p 002416F, whole genome shotgun sequence genomic DNA includes:
- the LOC120109574 gene encoding glutamate receptor 3.4-like isoform X1, encoding MATGSAGFKVRPSIRLFAVCFLVGMIGTTGRGQNNTSNSSVRPVVNVGALFTFNSTIGRVATLAIEFAVEDVNKDTSVLAGTRLNVIKQDTNCSGFLGTMEALQLMEKDVVAIVGPQSSGIGHVISHVVNELHVPLLSFAATDPTLSSLEYPYFIRTIHSDYFQMNAIADIVEYYGWRKVTAIFVDDDYGRGGIAALGDALASRRAEISYKAAFPPQADINMITDLLLKVNLMESRVFIVHVNPDTGLTVFSIAKHTGMMNSGYVWIATDWLAATLDSTKPVDPNTMSLIQGVVVLRHHTADSDLKTGFLSRWNNEIKSSSTSSSLNTYGMYAYDSVWLVARAIDQFFRQGGEIVFSKDSRLHDANGSTLHLEALKGFDRGDQILEQLLLTNFTGLSGDVQFDSDRNLIHPAYDIINIGGTGSRLIGYWSNYSRLSVVAPEILYGKPPNISTSSQQLYSVIWPGETMMKPRGWVFPNNGKPLRIGVPNKVSFKQFVSNDSGTDNVSGYCIDVFNTALKLLPYPVPCSFILIGDGLTNPNYDELVHMVAQNNLDAAVGDIAIVRNRTRIVDFTQPYVESGLVIVAPVKKTDSIAWAFLKPFTLEMWCVTGAFFLFVGAVIWILEHRINEDFRGPPREQLVTICWFSLSTMFFAHRENTVSTLGRFVLIIWLFVVLIITSSYTASLTSILTVQQLSPGIKGLDSLISSSDPIGYQAGKFSRNYMIEELNISPSRLVPLNSPEEYARVLELGPKGGGVAAIVDEIPYVEIFLSIYCQFQMVGQEFTKNGWGFAFQRNSPLAEDLSTAILSLSESGDLQRIHDQWLARKGCTSEVTETDTNRLSLGSFWGLFLICGLACFIALLVFFIRIYCQYNQYNTGESTETRTSDGPQPSLSIFNCCKRLIHFFDKKEEEVMRAISGKSSDKKNETSQN
- the LOC120109574 gene encoding glutamate receptor 3.4-like isoform X2, whose amino-acid sequence is MATGSAGFKVRPSIRLFAVCFLVGMIGTTGRGQNNTSNSSVRPVVNVGALFTFNSTIGRVATLAIEFAVEDVNKDTSVLAGTRLNVIKQDTNCSGFLGTMEGPQSSGIGHVISHVVNELHVPLLSFAATDPTLSSLEYPYFIRTIHSDYFQMNAIADIVEYYGWRKVTAIFVDDDYGRGGIAALGDALASRRAEISYKAAFPPQADINMITDLLLKVNLMESRVFIVHVNPDTGLTVFSIAKHTGMMNSGYVWIATDWLAATLDSTKPVDPNTMSLIQGVVVLRHHTADSDLKTGFLSRWNNEIKSSSTSSSLNTYGMYAYDSVWLVARAIDQFFRQGGEIVFSKDSRLHDANGSTLHLEALKGFDRGDQILEQLLLTNFTGLSGDVQFDSDRNLIHPAYDIINIGGTGSRLIGYWSNYSRLSVVAPEILYGKPPNISTSSQQLYSVIWPGETMMKPRGWVFPNNGKPLRIGVPNKVSFKQFVSNDSGTDNVSGYCIDVFNTALKLLPYPVPCSFILIGDGLTNPNYDELVHMVAQNNLDAAVGDIAIVRNRTRIVDFTQPYVESGLVIVAPVKKTDSIAWAFLKPFTLEMWCVTGAFFLFVGAVIWILEHRINEDFRGPPREQLVTICWFSLSTMFFAHRENTVSTLGRFVLIIWLFVVLIITSSYTASLTSILTVQQLSPGIKGLDSLISSSDPIGYQAGKFSRNYMIEELNISPSRLVPLNSPEEYARVLELGPKGGGVAAIVDEIPYVEIFLSIYCQFQMVGQEFTKNGWGFAFQRNSPLAEDLSTAILSLSESGDLQRIHDQWLARKGCTSEVTETDTNRLSLGSFWGLFLICGLACFIALLVFFIRIYCQYNQYNTGESTETRTSDGPQPSLSIFNCCKRLIHFFDKKEEEVMRAISGKSSDKKNETSQN